Genomic segment of Microbacterium sp. M28:
AGCCGCAACCCGTGGGCGCGGGCGGGAAAGGCCTTGGCCCAGGGGCCGAGCACGGGGTCCGGAATTTGTAGAGGCACCTAACAAGGCTACTAGGCTGGAGGCATGAGCTCGAAGATCCGTGTCACCACCGACGCCGCCCCCGCCCCCGCGCACACGTTCTCGCAGGGCGTCCGCAAGGGCCCGTTCGTGCAGGTCTCGGGCCAGGGTCCCGTCGACCCGGCGACGAACGAGTACCTCTTCCCCGGCGACGTCGCGGCGCAGACCACCCGCACGCTCGAGAACGTCAAGGCGATCGTCGAGGCATCCGGTGCCACGTTCGACGACGTCGTGATGCTGCGCGTCTACCTCACCAAGCGTGAGGACTTCCCAATCATGAACGAG
This window contains:
- a CDS encoding RidA family protein — protein: MSSKIRVTTDAAPAPAHTFSQGVRKGPFVQVSGQGPVDPATNEYLFPGDVAAQTTRTLENVKAIVEASGATFDDVVMLRVYLTKREDFPIMNEAYGAFVEAHTTGGVLPSRTTVFTGLPREEMLVEIDGIAIVDA